A stretch of the Ornithodoros turicata isolate Travis chromosome 4, ASM3712646v1, whole genome shotgun sequence genome encodes the following:
- the LOC135391699 gene encoding pseudouridine-5'-phosphatase-like isoform X1, whose amino-acid sequence MYCSTWMGFYWKKFYVIEADADIFVNRIRQEKVWDTEKLYTEAIEDVAQRYGKHYTWDMKVQLMGSTAGDCNRKLLDLLQLPIEPPELATELDKVYLKLFPTAELMPGAERLVRHLHRHKIPFAIATSSKRSSFELKTSRHKELFALFHHATLASDDPDIKHGKPAPDVFLVSARRFEENPAPAQVLVFEDAPHGVEAALAAGMQVVLVPDPRLDETSRSRATLCLASLTDFKPELFGLPPYVTFLLEGTQ is encoded by the exons ATGTACTGTTCGACATGGATGGGCTTTTATTGG AAAAAGTTCTACGTGATAGAAGCAGACGCTGACATTTTCGTAAACAGGATTCGCCAAGAAAAAGTTTGGG ACACAGAAAAATTATACACCGAAGCAATCGAGGATGTGGCGCAGCGTTACGGCAAGCACTATACGTGGGACATGAAGGTGCAACTGATGGGCTCAACAGCCGGTGACTGTAATAGAAAGTTGCTGGACCTTCTGCAGCTGCCGATAGAGCCTCCAGAACTTGCAACGGAGTTGGACAAAGTATACCTGAAGCTTTTTCCCACAGCGGAACTCATGCCCG GTGCCGAGCGACTAGTACGACACTTACACAGGCACAAGATTCCCTTTGCGATAGCGACGAGCAGCAAGCGTTCCTCTTTCGAACTCAAGACCTCTCGACACAAAGAGCTCTTTGCGTTGTTTCATCACGCGACATTGGCTTCGGACGATCCGGACATCAAACATGGCAAGCCTGCACCCGACGTATTTCTTGTAAGCGCAAGAAGGTTCGAGGAGAATCCTGCACCGGCGCAG GTCCTTGTGTTTGAAGACGCACCACACGGTGTGGAGGCTGCCCTAGCTGCTGGAATGCAAGTCGTGCTCGTGCCGGATCCCCGTCTGGACGAGACCTCACGCAGTCGTGCAACCTTGTGCTTGGCCAGTTTGACGGACTTTAAACCCGAACTCTTCGGCCTGCCACCTTATGTAACGTTCCTTCTCGAAGGAACCCAATAG
- the LOC135391699 gene encoding pseudouridine-5'-phosphatase-like isoform X2: protein MYCSTWMGFYWKKFYVIEADADIFVNRIRQEKVWDTEKLYTEAIEDVAQRYGKHYTWDMKVQLMGSTAGDCNRKLLDLLQLPIEPPELATELDKVYLKLFPTAELMPGAERLVRHLHRHKIPFAIATSSKRSSFELKTSRHKELFALFHHATLASDDPDIKHGKPAPDVFLVSARRFEENPAPAQVLVFEDAPHGVEAALAAGMQVVLVPDPRLDETSRSRATLCLASLTDFKPELFGLPPYDDC from the exons ATGTACTGTTCGACATGGATGGGCTTTTATTGG AAAAAGTTCTACGTGATAGAAGCAGACGCTGACATTTTCGTAAACAGGATTCGCCAAGAAAAAGTTTGGG ACACAGAAAAATTATACACCGAAGCAATCGAGGATGTGGCGCAGCGTTACGGCAAGCACTATACGTGGGACATGAAGGTGCAACTGATGGGCTCAACAGCCGGTGACTGTAATAGAAAGTTGCTGGACCTTCTGCAGCTGCCGATAGAGCCTCCAGAACTTGCAACGGAGTTGGACAAAGTATACCTGAAGCTTTTTCCCACAGCGGAACTCATGCCCG GTGCCGAGCGACTAGTACGACACTTACACAGGCACAAGATTCCCTTTGCGATAGCGACGAGCAGCAAGCGTTCCTCTTTCGAACTCAAGACCTCTCGACACAAAGAGCTCTTTGCGTTGTTTCATCACGCGACATTGGCTTCGGACGATCCGGACATCAAACATGGCAAGCCTGCACCCGACGTATTTCTTGTAAGCGCAAGAAGGTTCGAGGAGAATCCTGCACCGGCGCAG GTCCTTGTGTTTGAAGACGCACCACACGGTGTGGAGGCTGCCCTAGCTGCTGGAATGCAAGTCGTGCTCGTGCCGGATCCCCGTCTGGACGAGACCTCACGCAGTCGTGCAACCTTGTGCTTGGCCAGTTTGACGGACTTTAAACCCGAACTCTTCGGCCTGCCAC CTTATGACGATTGCTAG
- the LOC135391699 gene encoding pseudouridine-5'-phosphatase-like isoform X3 — translation MASYAPVTHVLFDMDGLLLDTEKLYTEAIEDVAQRYGKHYTWDMKVQLMGSTAGDCNRKLLDLLQLPIEPPELATELDKVYLKLFPTAELMPGAERLVRHLHRHKIPFAIATSSKRSSFELKTSRHKELFALFHHATLASDDPDIKHGKPAPDVFLVSARRFEENPAPAQVLVFEDAPHGVEAALAAGMQVVLVPDPRLDETSRSRATLCLASLTDFKPELFGLPPYVTFLLEGTQ, via the exons ATGGCGTCGTACGCACCGGTAACGCATGTACTGTTCGACATGGATGGGCTTTTATTGG ACACAGAAAAATTATACACCGAAGCAATCGAGGATGTGGCGCAGCGTTACGGCAAGCACTATACGTGGGACATGAAGGTGCAACTGATGGGCTCAACAGCCGGTGACTGTAATAGAAAGTTGCTGGACCTTCTGCAGCTGCCGATAGAGCCTCCAGAACTTGCAACGGAGTTGGACAAAGTATACCTGAAGCTTTTTCCCACAGCGGAACTCATGCCCG GTGCCGAGCGACTAGTACGACACTTACACAGGCACAAGATTCCCTTTGCGATAGCGACGAGCAGCAAGCGTTCCTCTTTCGAACTCAAGACCTCTCGACACAAAGAGCTCTTTGCGTTGTTTCATCACGCGACATTGGCTTCGGACGATCCGGACATCAAACATGGCAAGCCTGCACCCGACGTATTTCTTGTAAGCGCAAGAAGGTTCGAGGAGAATCCTGCACCGGCGCAG GTCCTTGTGTTTGAAGACGCACCACACGGTGTGGAGGCTGCCCTAGCTGCTGGAATGCAAGTCGTGCTCGTGCCGGATCCCCGTCTGGACGAGACCTCACGCAGTCGTGCAACCTTGTGCTTGGCCAGTTTGACGGACTTTAAACCCGAACTCTTCGGCCTGCCACCTTATGTAACGTTCCTTCTCGAAGGAACCCAATAG